In Calliopsis andreniformis isolate RMS-2024a chromosome 9, iyCalAndr_principal, whole genome shotgun sequence, the genomic window tttattttctagaaAAGAGCAATGTGCGTTTTTATGGATTGCATGCGTGCTCTTggataaaattatgaaaaaaatataattttatttgaggaatgagttaaaTGAAGTATGATTGGGAGTGATGGTGCAcgcatttatatattttttaatacaaatgTACGCAAAATTTCAATAACTGTTCTAAGAGCCTTGAGACAATAATTTTTGCCAAAGTTTATTATAAATTATTCTTAGCAGTACTTTTATAAATGTATTTGATCTAGTTCAATGTAAATATTTATTGATGTTACATACTGatatgaaaaatgaaaatttggGCATAACATGAATAAAATCACTGATCATACTGACAGGTAATGACAAGCTTACTCTGTATCAgagttaataatatttattaaagtaGCGGTAGTATGTATAATAgtataattttatatctatgcgAAATTATCAGATATTTTATTGCAAACGAATAAGAGATTATTATCAAAAATTAATGTATTGGTTAATATTCTGACTCGTGTACTCGCATTTCATTATTGTAAATAATACATGTCGTTCATTGTATAATTGTAAATTATATGATACTTTAGACACAGTAATACAAATtttgcttttttttttttcaatttcaacTACATTTGTCATGAATCCTGCCATTTGACTACGAAAAATGTTTCTTAATGATCATACATATTattaaagtaattgccattgtaTTCATTTAAATCACTGACATATACAAAGaaatttttattacaatttCATGACATAATGTTACGTCTTTAGAACTTTGAAACCTCGTAAGTATGTAATGATATCACATGAGTTTCTTCGTTAATACTAGTATCACCAATACTACCACTAGAACTTACGTCATTTTATTAAGAGTTTAACGATTTCTTTTCTTATTAAAGTACGAATACATTTATGACAGTCGCATATATTTTGAATGATTCTACAGATTATAGAAAACGTTacaattatattctattttcttctaaaaaaaattaagtgaatatataaatataaacatatatacAATTGTATAACGTAAtggatatattttattttgttctaTTATATGAAAAATGGTTACCCAAAATTTTCGTTCGATACTTCAAAAATCTGTATCGTTTGACCAAATTTTGATTTCTGGAACCTCATAATCATGGGTATATAGTTACAAAATAAAACACATCGATCACGGTCATTtacattattataaatatacatgTGATTCGTCAGTCTCTATACGTAATATCTTCAGAATACATTAATATTCATCTATCTATTATTGAAGATGTACGAGAtcttattcaaattttattattatttactacCGTTCAATAAGCTCTCCCAAGTTTCCATTATTTTACTCAATCACGTGTTCATTTCCTTAAAAATCCTGAGAATCTTAAACACATACATAAATACCAGTGGCACAATGATAACACATTGCATTATCATCAAATTAACATGTACACATACTTGATATTTTCAGATCGATCCAGTCTTGTACGTTTCACCCCCTAGTTCTTCAAACCAATCGTATTATTCTCTGATTACAAGACAACTATATCGACATATAGTTTATATCATTCAGGTATTCAAATTATCGATATCGTCAAAAAATAACTAGTATTCGTACATGCTTATTTTACAGGTACAAAAAGGAAATGATAAAATGAATATGGCCAGAGGCAGAAGTccatataaatattaaaacgaAACGATACGATTCAATAATTTTAAGTAACAGTTTGCAAAGGAAACTTCgttacatatttaaaaaatctaaaaataaTAGAAGATACTGCATTTACACTCTAAGGATTTCTGCCGCTTTGTTATAACAAATTGCAATCCAGTCGGGTTGCGTGGCACCCCACTGAATTTGGTTCACTTCCCCTTCCGCAGCTGTGTAAGCGAGAATCGGATCCTCGATAGCTCTTGGCATTTGCTGTATGTCCCATATTAATGCTTGATGATCGTCACCGGCCGTACAAATATGACAAGACGAGTGTGGCGCCCAAGCTATACCATTGACGCTCGCTCTAAAAAACGAAATAATTGAAGAACACATTGAATGCATAATGTGAATACATAAAAAGAATCTTGTGAAACAATACCTGTGATTGTTCAACCTGGCGACCGGTGTACAAGGTACACGGACGTCTAGAATTATTACTTCACACGCATCCATCGCTACTGTTGCAAGATAATTGGGATCCTGTTTATTCCATGCGAGTCTTAACAGCGGCGTATGCTGTGGATCTTCGTATATTATCGTCGAATGTTCCAAATGGCGCAAATCGAACATTCTCACAGAGCCATCCGCGCCAACAGATGCGAACATATCTCGACCACCACCCGCACGACTAAATGCTATATCGTACACTTCCTTGTCATGAGCAATTAACTGCGTTTTAACATGTCCCGTAACCATATTAACGCGACCCAAAACTTGTCCAGTTTCCAACCCCCAGATAGTACATGTTGTATCTATACTTGAAGTGCCAATTAAGTTTGGATCCACTTCATTCCAATCGAAAGATGTAAGAGGTGCACAAAaatctgaatttttattgttatttagaACACACTCTAAGCGAGTTTCCGGTTCAGCTGCCCTCCATACTCTTAGGTAGTCTCCAGACGTGGCCAAAAGATCAGGAAATAATCCTATAATTTTGTATAAATAATTTTGATGATGTTGTTATCTAAATTGCAGAATAAAATGTTATGAGAACAATAGAGCAATGAAACAATACCTTTGCTATCTGGAATCCACATAATCTTTGTTGTTGGATAAGGATGATCAAAAGTGCTCTTGGCACTGAATTCAGAGGTCTCTTCATCAAGTGAAACTATTTGTACTTTATTGTTATATTCTTCCACAAAACTACCAAGAGCTAAACGAAACCGTTTGTCAGGCCGGACAGACCAGTTCATACTGTACAAGGGCCATGGTGCCTCATATTTGtagatttcttttctttttggaGGTACACTATGTAAAGCCATGGTTGCCTTATATATCTACTCCTGAAAGTTATTCAGAAAACAAGaattaataaaatacaactccATAACACAGAACTGTGGATCAAAATTTTGAACACAGATATCTCGAAAATAAAAGTATTTGACTTATAACATTTTGTTTCATAACTGTATATATAATAAAAcatatacaataattataattaattacgAGACTTTAATATTTACAATTACAAGGTAACACAATTGTGAATAAAACATTCAGAAACAACGAAATACATAATATAACGTTGGCAGAACAATAA contains:
- the Wap gene encoding DDB1 and CUL4 associated factor wap encodes the protein MALHSVPPKRKEIYKYEAPWPLYSMNWSVRPDKRFRLALGSFVEEYNNKVQIVSLDEETSEFSAKSTFDHPYPTTKIMWIPDSKGLFPDLLATSGDYLRVWRAAEPETRLECVLNNNKNSDFCAPLTSFDWNEVDPNLIGTSSIDTTCTIWGLETGQVLGRVNMVTGHVKTQLIAHDKEVYDIAFSRAGGGRDMFASVGADGSVRMFDLRHLEHSTIIYEDPQHTPLLRLAWNKQDPNYLATVAMDACEVIILDVRVPCTPVARLNNHRASVNGIAWAPHSSCHICTAGDDHQALIWDIQQMPRAIEDPILAYTAAEGEVNQIQWGATQPDWIAICYNKAAEILRV